A genomic segment from Brachyhypopomus gauderio isolate BG-103 unplaced genomic scaffold, BGAUD_0.2 sc86, whole genome shotgun sequence encodes:
- the zic2b gene encoding zinc finger protein ZIC 2b, producing the protein MLLDASHQLSSLGFARHHPASESQDRDGTFMESAFPSQAPGYAAAALGAHAVAHAASYANSTFSSTRDFLLRSRGFGDATPSGGQHPIFSSAAGALHHPHPEGQGHLLFPGFHDQHASHHGSPNALNGRLGLPGEVFGRADQYHQVSTPRGDPYGQYGLNVSVNMATHHSGAFFRYMRQQCIKQELICKWIEPEQHGDRKKGCSKTFGTMHELVAHVSVEHVGGPEQCNHVCFWEECPRENKPFKAKYKLVNHIRVHTGEKPFACPFPGCVKVFARSENLKIHKRTHTGEKPFLCEFEGCDRRFANSSDRKKHMHVHTSDKPYLCKLCDKSYTHPSSLRKHMKVHDEQSPVIESSPAGSSGYESSSLVSPCSESQSTLSPDSVVLNNGHSSITSNFSEWYV; encoded by the exons ATGTTGTTGGACGCCAGCCACCAACTCTCGAGTTTAGGTTTTGCTCGGCATCATCCCGCAAGCGAGTCGCAGGACCGAGACGGGACGTTCATGGAGTCCGCCTTCCCCTCGCAGGCGCCCGGCTACGCCGCCGCGGCACTGGGTGCGCACGCCGTGGCGCACGCCGCGTCCTACGCCAACTCCACCTTCAGCTCCACGCGGGACTTCCTCTTGCGCAGCCGGGGCTTCGGGGACGCGACCCCGAGCGGCGGGCAACACCCGATCTTCAGCTCAGCCGCCGGAGCTCTCCATCACCCGCATCCGGAGGGCCAGGGGCACCTACTATTCCCCGGTTTCCACGATCAGCACGCGTCGCACCACGGCTCTCCAAACGCGCTGAACGGGCGACTCGGACTACCCGGCGAAGTGTTCGGACGGGCGGATCAGTACCACCAGGTGTCCACTCCCCGGGGCGACCCGTACGGCCAGTATGGCCTGAACGTGAGCGTGAATATGGCAACGCACCACTCGGGTGCGTTCTTCCGCTACATGCGACAGCAGTGCATCAAGCAGGAGCTCATTTGTAAGTGGATCGAGCCGGAGCAGCACGGCGATCGCAAGAAGGGCTGCAGCAAAACTTTCGGCACCATGCACGAACTGGTCGCCCACGTCTCCGTGGAGCACGTGGGAGGCCCGGAGCAATGCAACCACGTCTGCTTTTGGGAGGAGTGTCCGCGGGAGAACAAGCCTTTCAAGGCCAAATACAAACTGGTCAATCACATCCGCGTGCACACGGGGGAGAAGCCCTTCGCCTGCCCCTTCCCTGGGTGTGTAAAGGTTTTCGCGCGGTCGGAGAACTTGAAAATTCACAAGAGAACACACACTG GAGAGAAACCGTTCCTATGTGAATTCGAAGGCTGCGACCGACGCTTTGCCAACAGCAGTGACCGGAAGAAACACATGCACGTTCACACGTCGGACAAACCGTATCTGTGCAAACTGTGCGATAAGTCATACACTCATCCCAGCTCCCTACGAAAACATATGAAG GTCCACGACGAGCAGAGCCCGGTGATCGAGTCCTCCCCCGCGGGAAGCTCCGGTTACGAGTCGTCCAGCTTGGTGTCACCGTGTTCCGAGTCCCAAAGCACCTTGTCGCCCGACTCCGTGGTCCTAAATAACGGACACAGTAGCATAACGTCCAATTTTAGCGAGTGGTACGTTTAA